The sequence GGGTTGTGCACCTGCGTGGCGCGGGAGATACCTGTGGACTCGCCGCCCGCGATGTCGGTCGTGGATGCCTCCGAATACTCGGTGAAGGTGCCTATTAAGAATCGATCGGTGGACCCCGCCGGACCGCTCAGGTCGTTCATGGAGTCCGGTTCGATCTGTGTGGAGAGGAAGCGCGAGGGCCAGCCGGCGCGCACCATCGATGTCCGGCCGCTCGTGCTGATCGCGGCGGAGGGCGGCGACGGCGGTGGGGGAATGGCCCATTACGAGTTCACCATCCGTTCCGGCAGCCGCCAAAACCTGCGTCCGGATGAATTGTTGCAGGCGTTGGATTCTATAGGTGAAGGGTGGCTCGAACTGGCGGAAGCAAGGTATCACAGGAGGGGATTGTACACGTTGAGGGACGGCCGGCTCGTCCCGCTGGTCTAGGATTCAACCA is a genomic window of Bacillota bacterium containing:
- a CDS encoding DUF2344 domain-containing protein; the encoded protein is MRIRLLFKKGEPVRFISHLDTMRAFARAMRRAGLPVAFSRGFNPHPRMVFALPLAVGATSEMDVLDVDFSERVGLLQAVQALNAALPPGLCTCVAREIPVDSPPAMSVVDASEYSVKVPIKNRSVDPAGPLRSFMESGSICVERKREGQPARTIDVRPLVLIAAEGGDGGGGMAHYEFTIRSGSRQNLRPDELLQALDSIGEGWLELAEARYHRRGLYTLRDGRLVPLV